A segment of the Bradyrhizobium sp. CCBAU 53340 genome:
TCAATCGCGGTGTGCTCGACCGTGCGGACGCGTCGCATCGTGCCTATGTCGCGGTCGGCCATGTCGTGCAGAAGCAGGCTTACATCCTCGCCTTCAGCGACACCTTCTATCTGCTCGGCATGGCGCTGATCGTGGCCTTGATCGCAGTCCTTTTCCTGAAGAAGCCCGGCCATGTCTCGGCGGGTGAAGCCCACTGACCCCACCTAGAAGCAAGGAGAACGACCATGAAACCCCGCATGAATTTCTACCAGGCTGCCCCCGATACGATGAAGGCGCTGATGGCGCTGGAAGAGCAGATCCAGTCGACGGGTCTGGAGAAATCGCTGATCGAGCTCGTCAAGATCCGGGCCTCCCAAATCAACGGCTGCGCCTTCTGCATCAACATGCACACCGAGGACGCGCGCAAGCGCGGCGAGACCGAGCAGCGCATCTATCTGCTCAATGCCTGGCGCGAATCCCCGCTCTATACCGATCGCGAGCGCGCCGCGCTGGCCTGGACGGAAGCCGTGACGCTGATCTCCGAGACGCACGCGCCCGACGATGTCTATGAAGATGTCCGTGCGCAGTTCTCGGATGCGGAGACGGTGAACCTGACCATGCTGATCGGCGCGATCAACGCCTGGAACAGGATCGCGATCGCATTCCGGGCGGTGCATCCGGTGAAGGTGAAGGCGTCGGTGGCATAGGGGGCGGCGTCGTCCCTACATCCACAACTGTCATGCCCCGCGAAGGCGGGGCATCCAGTACGCCGCGGCCCATCGATAGAAACACAACCGTCTCGGAGTACTGGATCGCCCGGTCAAGCCGGGCGATGACTGTGAAGAGCGCAGCTTAAACCGCCGTCGCCTTGGCGAACTCCACATAGATCTCGCGCAGGCGCGTCGCCATCGGGCCGGGCTTGCCGTCGCCGATCGCCTTGCCGTCGATTGCGACCACCGGCTGCACGAACGCCGAGGCCGAGGTAACGAAGGCCTCCTTGGCGGCAAGCGCTTCGGCGACTGTGAACAAACGCTCCTCGACGCGGAGCTGACGTTCCTCCGCAAGCGCGATCACCGCCTTGCGGGTGCAACCCGGCAGGATCGCGTTCGAATTCTGTCGGGTGACGATGACGTCATCCTTGGTCAGAATGAACGCCGTGGAGGAGCCGCCCTCGGTGACGTAGCCGTCTTCCAGCATCCAGGCTTCGCTGGCACCTGCTTCCGCCGCGGCCTGCTTCGCCAGCACCTGCGCCAGCAGCGCGACGCTCTTGATGTCGCGACGCTCCCAGCGGATGTCGGGCACCGTGATCACATTGATGCCGGTCTTGGCGGAGGGAGCATCGATGATGTCCTTCTCGGAGGTGAACATCACCAAGCTCGACTTGACGTCCCCTTGGGGGAATGGGAAGTCACGCCCCTTGTCGGCGCCGCGCGTCACCTGGAGATAGACGAGGCCGCTTTCGAGCTTGTTGCGGGCGATCAGCTCCTTCTGGATTTCGGTGATGCGCTCGATGGTTTCAGGCAGCTTCAGCTTGATCTCGCCGACCGAACGCTCCAGCCGCGCCAGATGCGAGGCGTTGTCGACCAGCTTGCCGCCCAGCACGGCCGAGACCTCGTAGATGCCATCGGCGAACAGGAAGCCGCGGTCGAGCACCGAGATCCTGGCTTCCGAGAGCGGGACGAATGAGCCGTTGACATAGGCGATCGAGTCCAAGGCAGGTCTCCTGGCGGGCATAAGGGGATTTTGGATCTTATACGCCAGTTGGGGGACGCGATCACCCCACGTTTCGTCATTCCGGGGCGGCGCGAAGCGACGAGCCCGGAATGACGGCAGTGGTCAGTGCGACAGAATCTTCGACAAGAACTTCTGCGCGCGGTCGCTGCGCGGCTTGCCGAAGAAGTCGTCCTTCGGTGCGTCCTCGACGATCTCGCCGCGGTCCATGAAGATCACGCGGTTGGCGACCTTGCGGGCAAAGCCCATCTCGTGGGTCACGACCATCATGGTCATGCCCTCGCGGGCGAGGTCGACCATGACGTCGAGCACCTCGCTGACCATCTCCGGGTCGAGCGCCGAGGTCGGCTCGTCGAACAGCATCACGATCGGGTCCATGGCGAGCGCGCGGGCGATGGCGACGCGCTGCTGCTGGCCGCCGGACAGTTGCGCGGGGAATTTCTGCGCCTGCTCCTTCAGGCCGACGCGCTCCAAGAGCTGCATTCCCTTGGTGACCGATTTGTCGTGCCCCCGGCCCAGCACCTTCTCCTGCGCAAGGCAGAGATTGTCGATGATCTTCAGGTGCGGAAACAGCTCGAAGTGCTGGAACACCATGCCGACGCGCGAGCGCAGCTTCGGCAGATTGGTCTTGGGATCGTTGACCTTGGTGCCGTCGACCGAGATGTCGCCGCTCTGGAACGGCTCCAGCGCGTTGACGCATTTGATCAGCGTCGACTTGCCCGAGCCCGAGGGGCCGCAGACCACCACGACCTCACCCTTGGTGACGCTGGTGGTGCAATCCGTCAGCACCTGAAAGCTCGGAGTGTACCATTTGTTGACGTGGCTGATTTCGATCATGACCGATACGCTTTATCGAATGATGGCGATGCGCGACTGCAGGCGACGAACGCCGAAAGACGCGATACAGGAAATGGTGAAGTAGACGATTGCTGCGAACAGATACATCTCGACGAGACGTCCGTCGCGCTGTGCGACCTTGCTGGCGGCACCGAGGAAATCGGTGATCGACAGCACGTAGACCAGCGAGGTGTCCTGGAACAGCACGATGGTCTGCGTGATCAGCACCGGCAGCATGTTGCGGAAGGCCTGCGGCAGCACGACGTAGCGCATGGTCTGCGCGTAGGTCAGTCCGAGCGCGCTGGCCGCCGCCGGCTGCCCGCGCGAGATCGACTGGATGCCGGCGCGCATGATCTCCGAGAAGTACGCCGCCTCGAACATGATGAAGGTGATCAGCGAGGAGGCGAACGCGCCGACGCTGATCGGACGCGACGCCCCGGTCAGCCACTGCCCGATATAGGGCACCAGGAAGTAGAACCAGAAGATCACCAGCACCAGCGGCAGCGAACGCATGAAGTCGACATAGAGGCCGGCGATGCGTCCGAGGGTCTTGAGGCCGGAGAGCCGCATCAGGGCGAGCGCCGTGCCGAACACCAGGCCGCCGAATGCGGCGAGCCCCGTCAGCGTCAGCGTGAACGTCATGCCCTCGTAGAACAGATAGGGCAGTGCGCGGCGGATGACGTCGAAATCGAAATTGGCCAGCATCGCTTACTTCCCCGTGATGTAGCCGGGGATCGCGACCCAGCGCTCGAGGAAGCGCATCGCGGTCACGACGACGGCGTTGACGAGGAGGTAGAGGATGGTCGCTGCAGTGAAGGCCTCGAACACCTGGAACGAGAACTCCTGCATCGAGCGCGCCTGTCCGGTCAATTCGAGCAGGCCGATGGTGATGGCGACCGCCGTGTTCTTGATGGTGTTGAGGAACTCGGAGGTCAGCGGCGGCAGGATGATGCGGAACGCCATCGGCAGCAGCACGTAGCGGTAGCCCTGCACGGTGGTCAGGCCGAGCGCGGTCGCCGCCATCTTCTGCCCGCGCGGCAGCGACGAGATGCCGGCCTGCAACTGCACGGCGACACGCGCCGACATGAAGAAGCCGATGCCGATCGCTGCCGTCCAGAACGGCGCGTTCGGCAATTGCTTCAGCCACAGGCCGGCGGCTCTCGGCAAGATCTCAGGCAGCACGAAGAACCACAGGAACAGCTGCACCAGCAGCGGCATGTTGCGGAAGAACTCGACCCAGCAGAAGCCGAACCAGGAGGCGCCCTTCGACGGCAGCGTACGCATCACGCCGACGATCGAGCCGGCGATCAGCGCGATGATCCAGGCGAGCACCGCGGTTTCGAGAGTCAGCGCCAGTCCCGACAGCAGCATGTCGAGATAGCTGCCGGTCCCCATCGGGTTCGGCTGGAAGAAGATTCCCCAGTTCCAGTTATAATTCACGTGTCCCCCGCGCGAACGCGCCAATTATGGATGTCCCGGCGCTATGCAAATGTCCGGCCACCCTGGTGTCAAGAGTGGCCGGACATGATCCCGATCCAAAGATCGAGGTTTTACCTTACTTGTAGTCGTCCGGGTTCGGCGAGTCCGAAGGCTTGGCGAACTCGTGCTTCAGCTCTTCGGAGATCGGCGTGTTGAGGTTCAGGCCCTTCGGCGGGATCTTCTGCATGAACCACTTGTCGTAGATCTTCTGGCCTTCACCGGAGGTGTAGAGCGCGGCCGTCGCCGCATCGACCACCTTCTTGAACGCCGCATCGTCCTTGCGCAGCATGATGCCGTAGGGCTCGGGCTTGGAGAACGCGTCCTTCGAGATCACGTAATCGTTCGGCGACTTCGAGCCGGCGACGAGGCTGGCGAGCAGGATGTCGTCCATCACGAAGGCGACTGCACGGTCGGTCTCGACCATCAGGAAGGCTTCGGCGTGGTCCTTGGCCGGAATGATGTTGGCGCCGAGCTTCTTCGCGACGTTGGCCTCGGTGAGCTGCTTGATGTTGGTGGTGCCGGCGGTGGAGACCACCGTCTTGCCCTTGAGATCATCGATCGACTTCAGGCCGCTCGACTTCTTGAACACGTAACGGCTCGCGGTCAGGAAGTGGGTGTTGGTGAACCACACCTGCTTCTGGCGCTCGGCGTTGTTGGTGGTCGAGCCACATTCGAGGTCGATGGTGCCGTTGGCCATCAGCGGAATACGGGTCGCCGAGGTGACGGGATTGAGCTTGACCTCGAGCTTGTCGAGCTTGAGCTCCTTCTTCACGGCATCGACGATCTTGTAGCAGATGTCCATCGCGAACCCGACGGGCTTCTGGTTGTCGTCGAGATAGGAGAACGGGATCGAGGAGTCGCGGAAGCCCAGCGTGATGGCGCCGGTGTCCTTGATGTTCTTCAGCGTGCCGGTCAGTTCCTCGGCCCCGGCCTGGCTGACGACGAAGGTCGCGGCGAGCGCGAGCCCGATGTGACGGAAATGCTTCACTTTTTTATCCCCTTTCAGGATGATGCGGCCGGATGCAAGCACAAAACGGCCCGGATTAGAATGTGACTTTCGGCTGGATCACAGCTCAGGTTAACGGGCTCAGGTCAGCGGCTTCGGCAATTCCCCGAGATCCCAGAACAGTCCCGCCATCACCGTCAAGGCTTCTTCGGTCAATGGCAGCAGAATGTGCTCGTTGGGCGCATGCTGGGAGCAGCCGGGATAGGAATGCGGCACCCAGATCGTCGGGAGGCCAAGTACTTCCGAAAACACGTCATTCGGCAGCGAGCCGCCGAAGTTTGGCAGCACTGCCGGTGCCTTGCCGGTGGTGTTTTGGACCGAATCGGCCGCCCATTTGATCCATGGGCTGTCGAAATCGGTGCGCGAGGCGGCAAAGCTCTGGGCTGCCCGCACCTCGACCATGGGAAAGCCCCTTGCGACCAGATGGGCGCGGACCGCATCGATCAGACCGTCGATCTTGGTGCCGACCACGAAACGCAGTTGCAGCACAGCGTTGGCGTGGCCGGGAATGGCATTGGCGGGCTTTTCGATATTGCCCGACGACATCGCCAGCACTTCCAGCGTGTTCCAGGCATAGAGCCGCTCGGCCGCGGACAGGCCCTCCTCGCCCCAGTTCTCCGCAAGCTGTGGCTCGTCCGCGGTCGGCACCACCTGCACGTCGGCGAGATAGCTGCGGATCTGGTTGGTCAGCCGCGGCGGCTTCAGCGCCTCGAGCTGGAGCCGGCCATGGCCGTCGACCAGCGTCGAAATCGCGTTGACCAGGATGGTCGCGGGGTTGGCGAGCACGCCGCCCCAATTGCCGGAATGATTACCGCCGTCGCGCAAGTTGACATCCAGATGAATGCGGATGCCGCCGCGACAGCCCAGGAACAGCGTCGGCCGATCCGCCGACAGCCGCGGCCCGTCGGAAGCCATGAACAGGTCCGCCTTCAGCGCGTCGCGGTTGAGGTCGCAGACCTTGCCGAGATCGGGCGAGCCGATCTCCTCGCCCATCTCGACGATGAATTTCGCATTGAAGCCGAGCTTGCCGCCCCGGGCCTCGCGCACCGCACGGAGCGCGGCCATGTTGATGCTGTGCTGGCCCTTGTTGTCGGCGGTGCCGCGGCCATAGAGGCGAATGCCCGAAGCCGTCGTGCGCCAGGGATCGCGGCCATCGCGCCACTCGCCCTCCATGCCGTCGACGACGTCGCCATGGCCATAGATCAGGACGGTCGGAGACGAGGTGCTCTCGTGATGCTCGGCAAACAGGAACGGCGCCTTGCCGCTCGGAGATTCCACGATGCGGCTGGTGAAATCGAGCGCCGCAAAGGAGGGCATCATCTCCTGTTCCAGATAGGCGCGCAGCTCGGGGCCGCGCGAGGCATTCTGGCTCTCGGTCCTGAAGGCAACGCGGCGGTCGAGTTCAGCGAGGAACGCACCGGATTTGAAGTCGTCCCGGGCGCGGGCGATGGCGTCGGCTCTGGTCATTCGTACCGTCTTCAACTCGATGGAACGAGGTAGCGTAGCGAGCTACGCAGGCGCTCGAAAGTGGCGGGACTTGCGATTTCGTTCTTGCTCTCTTGAGATTGGCTTGCCAAGGGCTGCAGCCCACTGATTTTGGCCTTGCCAAGTGCAAGGTATATGCAAGAACTTCGCCAAGTTCGGGCGTACGTCTATCATTCGAAGAGCGCTCGGTACAGGGCGCCGAGGGACCAGTTATGGCCAAGCAGATCAGGCTCAACGCATTTGCGATGAATTGCGTCGCGCATCAATCACCGGGGTTGTGGACCCACCCGCGCGACCGCACCGCCGAATATAACCGCCTGCCCTACTGGATCGATCTCGCCAAAACGCTGGAGCGCGGCCGCTTCGACGGGCTGTTCCTGGCCGATGTGCTCGGCGTCTACGACGTCTATGGCAACAGTCCTGACGCGGCCTTGCGCAACGCAGCACAGACGCCGTCGAACGAGCCGCTGCTGCTGCTCTCGGCGATGGCGGCGGTGACCAAGAACCTGGGCTTCGGCGTCACCAGCAATCTCTCCTTCGAGCCGCCCTACCCGTTCGCACGCCGGATGTCGACGCTCGACCACCTCACCGAGGGGCGGATCGGCTGGAACGTCGTCACCGGCTATCTCGACAGCGCCGCGCGCGGCGCCGGCAAGGACAAGCAGACCGGGCACGACGACCGCTACGACATCGCCGACGAATATATGGAGGTGGTCTACAAGCTCTGGGAGGGAAGCTGGGAGGACGACGCGGTGCTGCGCGATCGCAAGCGCGGCATCTTCACTGATCCCGGCAAGGTCCATCGCATCAATCACGAGAGTGCGAATTACCGCATCAACAACACCATTCATCTGAGCGAGCCGTCGCCGCAGCGCACGCCCGTGCTGTATCAGGCCGGCACCTCGCCGCGCGGCCGGCAGTTCGCGGCCAAGCACGCCGAATGCGTGTTCATGTCGGGGCCATCGGCCAAGATCATTGCGCCGCGGGTCGCCGCGATCCGCGAGGAAGCGGCCAGGCTCGGTCGCAACCCCGCCGAGATCCTGATGTTCAACATGATGACGATCATCCTCGGCAACACCGAAGCTGAAGCTGCGGCGAAATACGCCGACTACCGTTCGCACATCAATCCCGAAGGCGCGCTGGCCCTGATGTCGGGATGGACCGGCATCGACTTCTCCGGCTACGAGCTCGACCAGCAGGTCCGTCACGTCCAGAACGATGCTGGCCGCAGCGCACTGGACAACGTGACCCGCGGCGACCCCGACCGCGTCTGGACCGTGCGCGACGTCATCGAACATGTCGGCATCGGCGGCGCCGGCCCGGTCGTCGTCGGTACGCCCGAAAGCGCCGCCGACAAGATCGAGGACTGGTTCGAGAAGACCGATGTCGACGGCCTCAACGTTGCGTTCGCGATCTCGCCTGGCGATTTCGAGGATATCAGCGACATGCTGGTGCCGGAGCTGACCAAGCGCGGACGCTACAAGCCGGAATATGCGAAAGGCACGCTGCGGGAGAAGCTGTTCGGCGACGGCCGCGCGCGGCTGAATGCGCCGCATCCTGCGGCGGGGTATCGGGTGGGGAAGAAGGCAGGCTAGCGCCCGACGCTGAAGATCCCGTCATCCTGAGTGCGCGCCCTTCGCGCGCCTCGAAGGATGAGCGGCCCCGATGCAGCCGGGCCGTCGCCTTCGAGGCCTCCGCTTCGCTCCGGCACCTCAGGATGACGGTGAGGGGCCGAAGGCCGCGCTCGCCGCACCTTCGTTGTATCTACACCTTGCCGTCCACCATGACCTCGATCAGCTTGGTCCCCGGCCGGCTGAACGCCAAGGACAGCGTCGCCTTCAATTCCGTGGGATCGCTCACCTTGATCGCTTCACATCCCAGCGCTTTCGCGACGCCGGCGAAATCCACAGGCGGATCGACAAAGTCCATGCCGACGTAATTGTCGTCGCCATGGAAGGCGAGCAGGCGCTGCTTGATGATGCGGTAGCCACCGTTGTTGGCGATGACGACGTTGAGCGGCAGCTTGTGGTGCGCCGCGGTCCACAGCGACTGGATCGAATACATCGCGCTGCCATCGCCCGAGAAGCACACCACTGGCCGATCCGGATTGGCGAGGCTGACGCCGACGGACGCCGGCAGGCCCCAGCCGATGCCGCCGGAGGCAAGGCCGTGATAGCCGTACCGATCGCGATGCGGACGGAGGTTCGTGATCTGGCTGCTGGAGGTGAGGCCTTCATCGACGAGAATGGTGTCGTCAGGCATGGCTTCGACCATTTGCAGCACGAGATAGTCGGGATTGATCGGCGCGCGGCCGGCGCTCTTGCTGATGTGTTCGACCAAAGCGGTGCGCCGCGCGGTCCAGTTCTTCGGTGCGAGCTCAGCAAGGCGCTGTTTTGCGCGCTGGGCCAAAGCCGCGCCGCCCATGTCCATCAGCACCGGAATCAACGCGCGCAGTGTTTCCTTGACGTCCGCCTTGAGCGCGATCTCCACGCCAAAATTCTTGGCGATCTCCCAATCAACCAGGCCGACCTGCACAATCGGCAATCCATCCGGCAGCGGGTCGATCTCGCTATAGACCGACATGCGCACTGGATCGCCGCCGAGTCCGATCAGAAGGTCGTAAGGCGCCAGCATATCGCGCACGAGCTTCTGCACGCGGGTCAGCGTGCCGACAAAGCTCGGGCTCTCGGAGAGAAAGTGCGAACCATAGGCCGTCGAGGATTGATAGGCAGCAGCGCCGAGCAGCTCGGCAAATTCAGCGGCTTCCTTCAGCGCATCGCTCTTGACCACCTCGTCCATGGTCACGATCACGGGGCGTTCGGCCTTGAGCAGGCGCGCGGCGAACGCTCTGAGCGCCTCGTCCGATGGTCTTGCGCGAGCGTCGATGCGGGTGGAGCGGCCGAGATCGATGCCGGCTTCGCTGTTGAGGATGTCACCCGGCAGCGAGATGAACACCGGTCCGGTCGGCGGCGTGGTCGCGACCTTGGCGGCGCGGCGGACGATGCGTGGCAGATCCTCCAGCCGCGTGACCTCGACCGCCCATTTCACCAGCGGTTCGGCCATGCGCACCAGCGGACCATAGAGCACCGGCTCCATCAGGCCATGGCCCTGCTCCTGCTGACCGGCAGTGAGGATCATCGGCGTGCCCGTGAACTGCGCATTGTAGAGTGAGCCCATCGCATTGCCGAGACCGGGCGCCACATGGACGTTGCAGGCGACGAGTTTTCCCGAGGCGCGGCTATAGCCGTCGGCAATCGCCACCACCAGGCTCTCCTGCATCGCCATCACATAGGTGAGATCGGGATGGTCCTTCAGCGCATGCATGATCGGCAGCTCGGTGGTCCCGGGGTTGCCGAACAGGTGGGTGATGCCCTCGTCCTTGAGCAGCGCGAGGAAGGCGGAGCGGCCGGTGATCTTGTTCTTCATGTTTCCCCCAAGAAGCGGACGTTGCCGCAAGGACGGAAGACATGATGGCCGAAGTCCTGGGAGGCGCGCAAGGAAGCGCGGTCATGGCTGCCTTGCGCACACAAGGAGAAGCTGGAAAGATCGACCCAAGCCGGGAGGACCGTCATGGCCTACGACGAAGGCACCGCGTCACGGGTTCGCAAGCTGCTGGCGGGCCAGCGGCACGTCGCAGAAAAGAAGATGATGGGCGGGCTTTGTTTCATGGTGGACAACGTCATGTGCTGCACCATTAGCGGCCGCGGCGGCATGCTGTTCCGCGTTGGCCCTGAGGCGCACGCGCGGATGCTAAAGGAGCCTCACGCGAGTCCGATGGAAATGCGCGGGCGGATCATGACGGGATTTGTGCGCGTTGCGCCGGAGGGCTACGAGACCGACGCCGATCTGAAACGATGGGTCAGACGGGGGCTCGACTTCGTAGCGGCGGCTCCGAAGGAAGCCAAACTCAAGAAGACGGCGCCGCGCAAGGCCGCAACCAAGACGAAGAAGCCGACGGCTAAAACTGCCCCTCCTCGCGCCCGAGCTCGAACGGATCCTCACCGCTAGCGCGTTTCTTCTTTTTCGAGCGCTGCCAGACCACGCCCGGAAAGCCCTTCAGCGGCACCAGCGGCTCGCCGGTATAGGCCCATTCCTGCAGCTCCTCGATGGCGATGTGATAGAGCGGCTGGCGGCCGGTGCGTTCCTTGAACAGAGCGCGTGGGATGTTGACCATGTGCGGGCCGCGCGGGCGCTCATAGGCGATCGGCGTGCCGCAATGCGAGCAGAAGCTGCGCGCGGTCTTGGTCGCCTTGTCCTCGTAGCGGGTCAGCGCGGTCTTGCCCGACGTGATGCGGAAGCGCTTCTTCCAGCTGCCGACATAGGTCGCGTAGGCCGCGCCATGGGCGCGGCGGCTGGCGGCGGAGTGATCATGCCAGGCCCAGCGCGCGGGGACGTCAATCTCGAAGGTGACCTTGCCGCAGAGGCATTGGCCGGTGGCGGTTCCTGCGGCGACTGCGGCTTTGGCCATGGTGGTCTCTCCGTCGTCATTGCGATGACGACAATACACGATCGTCATTCCGGGGCGCGACGAAGTCGCGAGCCCGGAATCCATTGGGCAGCAAGTCAAGACGTTAGATGGATTCGGGGCTCGATGCTTCGCATCACCCCGGAATGACAGGGGAGATATCCTACGCCGGCGTCAGCTCGTCATATCCAGGGTAATCCGTATACCCCTTCTCCTCGCCGCCATAGAACGTCGCGCGGTTGTAGGGCGTGATCGGATAGTCATGCTCAAGCCGTCGCGGCAGATCGGGATTGGAGATGAAGATGCGGCCGAAGGCGATGAGGTCGGCATGGCCATCGGCGATCGCGGCATTCGCGGTCTCTCCGGTGAAGCCGCCGGCGGTCATCAGCACGCCACTGTAGTGCGGACGGAACAGCACCATCGCCGAGGGCACGTTCTCCCAATGGACGTCGGCGCGGCCGGCGCCGCTGGAGCGCGGCTCGATGAGGTGCAGATAGGCCAGGCCGAGCTTGTCGAGCGCCTTCACCACGTGCGTGTACAGCGGCATCGGATCGGGCTCGGCGGAATCATTGGCGATGCCATGCGGGGACAGCCGCACGCCGACGCGGTTCGCGCCCCAAACGTCGATCGCGGCCTGGGTCACTTCAAGGAGCAGGCGCGTGCGGTTCTCGATCGAGCCGCCATATTGATCGGTGCGCTGGTTGCTGCGCGACTGCAGGAACTGCTCGAGCAGATAGCCATTGGCGCCGTGGATCTCGACGCCGTCGAAGCCGGCCGCGAGTGCGTTCTTCGCGCCCTGCCGGAAGGCCTCGACGATGCCCTTGACCTCGTCGGTCTCCAGCGCGCGCGGCGTCTCGTAATCGGCGATCTTGCCGTCGGCAGTCATCGCTTTCATGCCGTCGGCCCTGATCGGGATCGCCGAGGCCGAGACCGGCAGCTCACCGCCGTGGAAGGAGGAATGCGAGACGCGGCCGACATGCCAGAGCTGGAGGAAGATGATGCCGCCCTTGGCGTGCACGGCATCCGTCACCTTGCGCCAGCCGGATACTTGCGCGTCCGTATAGATGCCCGGCGTCGCAGGATTGCCGCGGCCATGCGAGAGCACCGGCGAGGCTTCGGCGATGATCAGCCCGCCCTTCGTCGCGCGCTGGCCGTAATATTCTGCGTTGAGCGGGCGTGGCGAAAAGCTGTCGCGCTCGGCACGCATGCGCGTCAGCGGCGCCATCGCGACGCGATGCGCAAGCTTGTACGGACCGACCTGCGACGGTCTAAACAACGCCGGATATTTCATGACTACCCCGAAGGTCTATGGAAAGACGTGGATCATATAGCGAGGGGCGGTCGCCGGAAAAGGCGCCGCCCCACCAAAAACAGATATTCCCCCGCACGGAACGCGGGAGAGAACGGGCCTTACGCCGTCTTGATCCAGACGGCCTTCACGTTGAGATACTCCTCGACATGCTGCTTGCCGGATTCGCGGCCGTAGCCGCTCATCTTGTAACCGCCGAACGGCACGGCCGGGTCCATCGCCTGGTAGCAATTCACCCATACCGAGCCGGCGCGCAGGCGCTTGGCGACCGCATGCGCCTTGGTGACGTCACGCGTCCACAGGCCGGAGCCGAGGCCGAAGGTGGTGTTGTTGGCACGTTTGACCAACTCGTCCATGTCCTTGAACGCGATCGCGGAGATGACGGGACCGAATATCTCCTCCTGTGCGATCCGCATGTTGTCCTGGACGCCCGCGAACACCGTCGGCGAGACGAAGAAGCCTTTTGACAATGCGCCTTCCGTAACGCGGCCGCCGCCGGCGAGCGCACGCGCACCTTCCTTCTGGCCGATGTCGAGATAACCGGTGACGCGATCGAGCTGCTGCTCGGAGACCAGCGGGCCGATCTGCACGTTGGGATCGAGACCGTTGCCGACCTGCAGCTTCTTGCCGAACTCGGCGACGCGGCCGACGAACTCCTCGTAGATCGCCTGCTCGACGAACAGGCGGGTGCCGGCGCTGCAGATCTGGCCGGAATTGGCGAACACCGCCATCGCCGCGCCCGGCACGGCCGCATCGAGATCGGCATCCGCAAACACGATATCAGGCGACTTGCCGCCGAGTTCGAGCGAGACGCGCTTGAGGTTGCCTGCCGAGGCACGGATGATCGACTGGCCCGTGACATGCGAGCCGGTGAAGGCGACCTTGTCGACGTCATGATGCGAGGCGAGCGCAGCGCCTGCAGTCTCGCCATACCCGGGCACGACGTTGACGACGCCGGGCGGAATGCCGGCCTCCATCGCGAGCTCGGCGATGCGCAGCGAAGTCAGCGGCGCTTCTTCCGCCGGCTTCAGCACCACGGTGCATCCGGTCGCGATCGCCGGGCCGATCTTCCAGATCGTCGCGGTGAGCGGACCGTTCCAGGGAATGATGGCGCCGACGACGCCGACCGGCTCCTTCAGCGTGTAGGAGAAGATCTCGCCGGGCAGCGAGTTCTCGATGGTCTCGCCGTGGATCGCGGTGGTCTGGCCGGCGTAATAGCGCAGCATGCCGACGGCGCGCAGGCGATAGGCGCGGGTGCGGCTGAGCGGCGCGCCCATGTCGAGCGTGTCGAGCTGCGACAATTCGTCGAAATTCTTCTCGACGAGGTCGGCGAGCCTCAGCAGCAGGTTCTGCCGCTCGAACGGCTTGACCTTGCTCCAGGAACCTTCGAAAGCGCGGCGGG
Coding sequences within it:
- a CDS encoding LLM class flavin-dependent oxidoreductase, whose product is MAKQIRLNAFAMNCVAHQSPGLWTHPRDRTAEYNRLPYWIDLAKTLERGRFDGLFLADVLGVYDVYGNSPDAALRNAAQTPSNEPLLLLSAMAAVTKNLGFGVTSNLSFEPPYPFARRMSTLDHLTEGRIGWNVVTGYLDSAARGAGKDKQTGHDDRYDIADEYMEVVYKLWEGSWEDDAVLRDRKRGIFTDPGKVHRINHESANYRINNTIHLSEPSPQRTPVLYQAGTSPRGRQFAAKHAECVFMSGPSAKIIAPRVAAIREEAARLGRNPAEILMFNMMTIILGNTEAEAAAKYADYRSHINPEGALALMSGWTGIDFSGYELDQQVRHVQNDAGRSALDNVTRGDPDRVWTVRDVIEHVGIGGAGPVVVGTPESAADKIEDWFEKTDVDGLNVAFAISPGDFEDISDMLVPELTKRGRYKPEYAKGTLREKLFGDGRARLNAPHPAAGYRVGKKAG
- a CDS encoding thiamine pyrophosphate-binding protein, giving the protein MKNKITGRSAFLALLKDEGITHLFGNPGTTELPIMHALKDHPDLTYVMAMQESLVVAIADGYSRASGKLVACNVHVAPGLGNAMGSLYNAQFTGTPMILTAGQQEQGHGLMEPVLYGPLVRMAEPLVKWAVEVTRLEDLPRIVRRAAKVATTPPTGPVFISLPGDILNSEAGIDLGRSTRIDARARPSDEALRAFAARLLKAERPVIVTMDEVVKSDALKEAAEFAELLGAAAYQSSTAYGSHFLSESPSFVGTLTRVQKLVRDMLAPYDLLIGLGGDPVRMSVYSEIDPLPDGLPIVQVGLVDWEIAKNFGVEIALKADVKETLRALIPVLMDMGGAALAQRAKQRLAELAPKNWTARRTALVEHISKSAGRAPINPDYLVLQMVEAMPDDTILVDEGLTSSSQITNLRPHRDRYGYHGLASGGIGWGLPASVGVSLANPDRPVVCFSGDGSAMYSIQSLWTAAHHKLPLNVVIANNGGYRIIKQRLLAFHGDDNYVGMDFVDPPVDFAGVAKALGCEAIKVSDPTELKATLSLAFSRPGTKLIEVMVDGKV
- a CDS encoding TfoX/Sxy family protein yields the protein MAYDEGTASRVRKLLAGQRHVAEKKMMGGLCFMVDNVMCCTISGRGGMLFRVGPEAHARMLKEPHASPMEMRGRIMTGFVRVAPEGYETDADLKRWVRRGLDFVAAAPKEAKLKKTAPRKAATKTKKPTAKTAPPRARARTDPHR
- a CDS encoding GFA family protein gives rise to the protein MAKAAVAAGTATGQCLCGKVTFEIDVPARWAWHDHSAASRRAHGAAYATYVGSWKKRFRITSGKTALTRYEDKATKTARSFCSHCGTPIAYERPRGPHMVNIPRALFKERTGRQPLYHIAIEELQEWAYTGEPLVPLKGFPGVVWQRSKKKKRASGEDPFELGREEGQF
- a CDS encoding alkene reductase, which encodes MKYPALFRPSQVGPYKLAHRVAMAPLTRMRAERDSFSPRPLNAEYYGQRATKGGLIIAEASPVLSHGRGNPATPGIYTDAQVSGWRKVTDAVHAKGGIIFLQLWHVGRVSHSSFHGGELPVSASAIPIRADGMKAMTADGKIADYETPRALETDEVKGIVEAFRQGAKNALAAGFDGVEIHGANGYLLEQFLQSRSNQRTDQYGGSIENRTRLLLEVTQAAIDVWGANRVGVRLSPHGIANDSAEPDPMPLYTHVVKALDKLGLAYLHLIEPRSSGAGRADVHWENVPSAMVLFRPHYSGVLMTAGGFTGETANAAIADGHADLIAFGRIFISNPDLPRRLEHDYPITPYNRATFYGGEEKGYTDYPGYDELTPA